Proteins encoded within one genomic window of Glandiceps talaboti chromosome 3, keGlaTala1.1, whole genome shotgun sequence:
- the LOC144432865 gene encoding NAD(P)H oxidoreductase RTN4IP1, mitochondrial-like: MALRVYIQSTKIFRLKNNADYILRSRRFFSKSSGCLAPIPTRMKAWQINSYGDNDVLEFKNARVPKITQPDQLVVQVHAASINPVDIAMRGGYGRTILPKIKGLSGGSEFPLIPGRDYSGIVMETGKSVRNFKVGDEVWGITSFQHQGSHAEYALVSTKEVARKPKTLSHTEAASVPFVALTAWAAIVTFGNMTEKKARGKRILVHAGSGGIGSFAIQLLRSWGAEVVTTCSTDAIPLVTSLGADYAIDYTTQNVIQELKDIGEFDMVVDTLGGTTQQHSMEILKKWSNANYVTVVSSLLKDTDQYGLVPGLASAGLSMATNTIKGLASGQIYQWAFCIPNSKALNTVGDMIDRQHIHPVIDQVFPFDQLPDAFAKLEGGGARGKTVVEIIQDIQDKEPTDDE; encoded by the exons ATGGCATTGCGTGTTTATATTCAGTCAACGAAAATATTTCGATTAAAGAACAACGCAGACTACATATTGCGTAGCAGACGATTTTTCAGCAAATCATCTGGTTGTCTGGCACCCATACCGACTCGTATGAAAGCATGGCAAATTAATAGTTACGGTGACAATGACGTGTTGGAATTTAAAAACGCCAGGGTGCCAAAAATTACACAACCAGACCAACTAGTTGTACAGGTACATGCTGCTAGTATCAATCCGGTAGACATTGCCATGCGAG GTGGCTATGGTCGGACAATTTTACCCAAAATAAAGGGACTGAGTGGTGGTTCTGAATTTCCATTGATTCCTGGAAGAGATTACTCAGGAATCGTCATGGAAACAGGAAAAAGTGTAAGGAATTTCAAGGTTGGTGAtgag GTTTGGGGTATTACTTCATTCCAACACCAAGGCAGCCATGCTGAGTATGCACTCGTCTCCACAAAAGAAGTTGCTAGGAAACCAAAAACACTTAGTCACACTGAAGCTGCATCAGTGCCATTTGTTGCCTTGACAGCTTGGGCTGCCATAGTTACGTTTGGCAATATGACAGAAAAAAAGGCACGGGGGAAAAG AATATTAGTGCATGCTGGGTCTGGTGGTATTGGATCATTTGCAATACAG TTGTTGAGAAGCTGGGGAGCAGAAGTTGTAACAACATGTAGTACTGATGCTATACCATTGGTTACGTCACTTGGAGCTGACTATGCTATAGACTATACAACACAAAATGTTATACAAGAATTGAAAGATATTGGAGA ATTTGATATGGTTGTAGATACACTAGGAGGTACAACTCAACAACATTCTATGGAGATTCTCAAAAAATGGAGTAATGCCAATTACGTAACCGTGGTTTCATCTCTTTTAAAAGATACAGACCAGTATGGTCTTGTACCAGGACTTGCATCAGCTGGGTTGTCAATGGCAACAAACACCATCAAG gGTTTAGCAAGTGGTCAGATATACCAATGGGCTTTTTGTATACCTAATAGTAAAGCATTGAATACAGTTGGTGATATGATTGACAGACAACAT ATACATCCAGTTATTGACCAAGTATTCCCATTTGATCAACTTCCTGATGCATTTGCCAAACTAGAAGGGGGAGGAGCACGAGGGAAGACAGTGGTTGAGATTATCCAAGATATCCAAGATAAAGAACCTACTGATGATGAATAG